Part of the Zea mays cultivar B73 chromosome 4, Zm-B73-REFERENCE-NAM-5.0, whole genome shotgun sequence genome is shown below.
TAGGAAGAAACTGATGGTTAGTTTGCTCCACAAATAACACATGTGATGTTCATTATAACTAATTTGATTTCATCCCTAAATAGTTTGCTTCCGTGCCCGCTTAAGGTGAGAAAGTCGTCCAACTTTTCATGGACGCGGGCTGCTGGCCGATTCTTGGCCGCTGTGGTGAAGCCGCTGCGAGCCGTCGTGCGGTGGGGAGAATCTGGTCACGAAGCTAGCTGTTTGGATGGGCTTCCAGCTTCTGGCGGCCAGAAGTCCACCAAAAGCCGATCAAACATGGCCTATATCTCTCGCTTCATGTTTTTTCTAGAGCACCTAATGACTCACTCTATCAACTTCACTAAATTTTATAAAGCCGGAGTTACCCAAAAAAAACCTACATGTCTTACCAttcatttttttatttttatttttacttcCTTTTATTTTTACTCTATAAATGATATAGTTAACGGAAGTTTGATGGTTACTCGAAGTTTGCTTTCTGGGTAGAAAAAACCATTTTTTTCTTCGATCAACTCAGCCCTCTGAATAAAGCAATAGGAAGGTGGAAAAAAGAGCAGCTGTTTCCTCGATTCCAATGGCTTAACCCAAAGAAACCTAATTCGGCGACAGGACAAACACGAGAAACCGGCCCCACCCCTGCCCTCACCTCCTCTCCACCACTTTCCCTCTGCGCCTCGGCCCCCACGAAATCTGGAAAGCCTGGACGCCATTGCTCACCTTTTTCCGTCCAGCGCAAAGACACCGCGCGCCAGAGAGGGTGAGGGATTGCCGTGACCGATTCGAAAGGTATCTCCTCGCAGCGCCGCGCCGCGCCGTCCCTACGGCGGGACGCGCCTTGTTTTCAGGGGGTCCGGCCATTTCATCCAGGTCGTGTGACCACTCTGATCTGGATTCCTCTTGCAGCCGCTTCGGGCGCGGGTGGGATCGGCCCGTGGCCGGCGGAGATGTCCGGATTCGTCGGTGTCGTCGTGTCCGACCCCTCGCTGCAGGGGCAGTTCACGCAGGTCGAGCTCCGATCGCTCAAGGCCAAGGTGAGTGACGTCCGAATCCGCGGGCTGCTTCTtcgtccccctcctcctcctcctcctcctcctcctcctctgcaCCGGAAACAACAGTTGCTTTGTGTTTGATTCGCTTGGTAATTTTGTTCTGCGGGTGTGGCAGTTCGTGTCTCTGAAGAGAGATTCCGGCCATGTCACCACTAAGAATCTCCCGGTGATGATGAAGAAGCTGAGGGGGCTCAATGAGGTGGTCTCTGTGGAGGAGATCGCGGCCTTCCTGTCCGAGTCGTACCCCGACAGCGATCAGGAGATTGAATTCGAATCCTTCCTCCGGGTACATGCATCTACCCGTTTCTGAGTTATTCAATTATAATGTCGATCGGAATGGATCGCTGTTCTCAAATTGTTCTGACGGGACTGGGGAATTCGGTGCATTGTTGTTGCAGGAGTATCTGAATCTGCAGGCGCGGGTGAGTGCCAAGGAGGGTGGTGCCGGCGGTGGCCGGGGTGGCAAGTCGTCGTTCCTCAAGTCCAGCACCACTACGCTGCTGCACAACCTCAATCAGGCAGAGAAATCTTCGTATGTGGCGCACATCAATACTTACCTCCGTGAAGACCCATTCCTGAAGAAGTACTTGCCCATGGACCCGTCTGGAAACCAGCTGTTCGATCTCATCCGGGATGGTGTTCTGCTCTGGTTAGATGCTTCTCTTTTTCTAGTTATTGGTAGCAGAGTGCATTTTTTTCTCGTTAAACAAAAAAAAAATCTGAGACTAGACGTTTCTGATGGTTGTACATTTATGGCTTATTTTCTCAGCAAACTGATCAATGTAGCTGTACCTGGGACCATTGATGAGAGGGCAATAAATAAGAAAAGAGTTCTTAACCCATGGGAGAGAAATGAAAATCACACGCTCTGCCTCAATTCCGCCAAGGCCATTGGATGCACTGTTGTCAACATTGGCACACAGGATTTGGTGGAGGGAAGGGTATGATATGTGTGCCTGCCCTTGACGCCTTACTTCTAACTCACTCCTATGTTTCAGTTTAATTTATCTTGGAAAGTTAAGTGATGATGTTCATCAAATTATATGTCCTACGATATGATACTTCAATGTATTGTACAATGCATGTTTAGGGCATGTACGACCTACATAAATGACCCGTATCTTAAAAGGTACCTATAGGGCAAGTGAAAAAATACAAGAGATATATCTTAGTGAAGGACGTCTCTAGCACGGTTCACTAAGTCTAAGATACTGTTTCACCCATACAATCCACATAAATGAGTCATGTCTTGAGGGGTTCTAGTGAATAAGACATGTACAATTATGACACTGTTGCACGGTTTCACCCATACAATCCACATAAATGAGTCATGTCTTGAGGTGTTCTAGTGAATAAGACATGTACAATTCTGACACTGTTGCACGACACAGTACTCCAAATATAAGACACAACTAAAACACAATATAATATAATGGACGTGTTTAAAAACTGTGTCTTACTATATTCATTGCACCAATAAGAACATTCAATAAATTGAATTGACCAATTTATTAGTCTCCTGTCTCGAGCATAAAGTCAAGACATAGTGTCTTCGTCAAGGTACATGTCTTAAATTTTTTACATTTACTCACTTACACACACTCGAAAACACAACTCAAGACACCCACTTAGACACACTCGAAGGCACAGCTCAAGACATCCATTATACATGTCCTAAGATACAAGGCTCTTATATTTATCTAGTGTTTGGAAAACCGCAACATAATATCTAAGTTGTACATGCCTTTAACTTGTGGTTACTACTCCCAGAGAATGTAACTATGGTATTTGTGCCTGTTAAAGTAGTTTAAGTTTGACCAAGTTCACAgtaagtaatgtctccaaatcagtTTATTACGAAAGTATATTTTATAATTAATCTAATGATATTTACGAAAGTATAAATATGGTCAAACTTGAAAGAGTTTGGTTTCTCGAAATGAGAGAATTGTTTTTTTTTCTAGACGGAGGGAGTACTTTATACCACTCTCTCTATTCTTTACACCTATTGGTACATGTAGCATATTTTTATTGCTCTGACTGTTTGCTGCGTGTTCTATTCCCCATCTGCTTCTCTATATGTTGTTGACATTTAGCCACCTTGTTGCATGTACTCTATCGCTCTCATTTCTCAGTTTTTATTCAAGCAATCCATTGAAGAACCTGATTACTTAAATAAACTTATATTGTTTTGCATGCAGCCTCATTTAGTTCTTGGATTGATATCACAAATCATAAAGGTAAGCATTGAACTGAGCTTATACTTTGGTGTGGTTCAGCTTTCAGACTATTGCTGAACTTTTCTTCATTGAATAAAtatatattgcttcatcagattcAACTTTTAGCTGATCTTAACCTCAAGAAGACACCACAGCTGGTGGAGCTATTTGATGACAGCAAGGTAAACATAGCCATTTTGTCATTGTTTTTTTCCTGCTAGTTTTTTTTTGATTATTTCTTATATTTGCGTGTCTTAAAACAAAAATCATTTTATTGCTTATTGTGCAGGATATAGACGAGGTTTTGAGTTTGTCGCCAGAAAAGATGCTACTTCGGTGGATGAACCATCATCTGAAAAAAGCTGGCTACAAGAAAACTGTTAACAATTTCTCTTCAGATGTGAAGGTGCATATGACAAACGAAAATGCTACTGAATTTATCAGTCACTTGTTGCTAATAGTTCTACTTGATCTATCTTGTCGCTACATTATATTGACAAACTAGACATTTGTTAAAGGCTActttgcgaaagggcctctagcgtaatggttaaggcttccgagtagcacctccaagtccCGGGTTCAATCCCTCTCGGGGACGAATTTCGGACTTGGTTAAAAAATCTTCTCGTTGCGCCCCACCCGTTCCCGAGTTACGCCCTGCGTGCCACCCTCcggttgggccgttgcagagtggacggTGACGGCCCGCTAGTGATCTGGGGCCGGTGTTCGGGGATTTTCTTGGTCGGGACTATGTTtcagtctcttcttaatataataccgggaggtcGGTCTTTCTCTCCCTGACCGAGTTATCTAAAGGTTATTTAATTCCACCACATTCCTTAGTTGGATGCTATTATCATCTTAGACAGAGGCAACATAGGAAATGTGTGTCAACTGCACTCGATCCATCAAAATTGTTTTCAATTTTTCATTCTGTGATTAATCTGTCCAACAAGCATGGTCACACCGGTTTCTTCTGTACAGGATGGTGAAGCGTATGCTTACCTTCTGAAAGCTCTTGCTCCAGAGCATTCCCCTGAAACTACATTGGACACCAAGGATCCGAATGAGAGGGCAAAACTAGTACTTGAACAAGCGGCGAAGTTGGACTGTAAGAGATACTTGACCCCGAAGGATATCACTGAGGGATCTGCCAATTTAAATCTTGCATTTGTTGCACAAATATTCCAGCATAGGTAAACATGGCTTCCTTTTTGTTTCCATAATACCACAAAAAACCTAAAACATCTAATATGTGACTTATCTCGCCAAATCATGTGGTCAATTTTCCCATGTTCCGACACATTTATAATGAAAGTTTAACAGATCACCAGTCATCTGATCCTTGCTTGGGTGCTATTGTGTTATGCTGTTCAGGAATGGTCTCACCAGTGACACCAAACAAGTTACTCTCACACAGACCGCAACACCTGATGATGTTCTAGTATCTAGAGAAGAAAGAGCCTTTCGGATGTGGATCAACAGCCTTGGGGTTGAATCATATGTAAACAATGTCTTTGAAGATGTTCGCAATGGGTAATAAGACATGCGATAGATTCTGTCTCTAAATGATTTGGTTATTAATGTCCATTTTGATGCAGATGGGTACTTCTTGAAGTGCTTGACAAGGTGTCTCCTGGATCTGTCAATTGGAAGCTGGCAACAAAACCTCCAATTAAATTGCCATTTAGAAAACTGGAGAATTGCAATCAAGTTGTAAAAATTGGGAAGCAGTTGAAGTTTTCTTTAGTAAATCTGGCTGGAAACGATATTGTTCAGGGAAATAAGAAATTGATTGTTGGTGAGTCTGGCTGCGTCAATTTTTGCTAGTGGCACGGATCATGCTCTTAATATCTTGTTTTTATCATCATATAACTCAAGTTTTCTGGTGTTTTTTTCAGCACTTCTGTGGCAATTGATGAGATTCAATATCCTCCAGCTGTTAAACAAACTGAGATTCCACTCCCAAGGAGGGTCCCAAGGAAAAGAAATTTCTGATGCTGATATTCTAGACTGGGCCAACAGCAAAGTGAAAGCGTCCGGAAGAACATCTCGAATGGAAAGTTTCAAGGTGCCCAACGAACAAAACTTCAATTCCTATTTTTGTCAGAAAACTCCGGTTGCTTAGTTTCCTGTTTTTCCCTTTCAGGACAAGAGCTTATCAAATGGATTGTTCTTCCTCGAGCTTCTTAGCACAGTACAGCCAAGGGTTGTGAACTGGAAAGTTGTTACTAAAGGGGAAACTGGTCTGTTCTCAGCCCATATACATTCAGTTCACTATTTGACAACTTCATTTCTGACTAACCATGCTGTCTTCTTCACCAATTACTTCAAAACCGTATCATAACTAACTACATTTTGTTTTTGAACGTCAGATGAGGACAAGAAGCTGAATGCTACGTACATCATTAGTGTTGCAAGGAAGATTGGATGCTCTGTGTTCCTGTTGCCAGAGGACATCGTCGAGGTAAAATAGCTCTCTAGTAAATATCAAATTCCTTGTAGTGCTGCCACCAAACATGATTTAAATTCCCGATATTTGCATTACTTAGTAAACAACGACTCTGGTTCTCACTTGCAAATCGTTATGTAGCCATGCCATTACATTATGACATCACGTTCTTACGCTCTCGTCACTGGTTCAACAGGTGAATCAGAAGATGATTCTAACACTTACCGCTAGCATTATGTATTGGAGCCTACAGAATCAGCATCAGTCACAGTCTGAAATGCCAGAGCAATCAGAACCATCTAGCATGGCTTCAGACGCAGCCTCTGACATTGCCTCGGAGGACGGTGCTTCAACGACAGCACCATCTGAGTTGGATGAGGTGAACTCGCTGTCTGATAGCGTATCCAATTTGACAACGGATGATGCTACTTCAAACGCCCCATCCACTGAAAACGGAAATGGTGTGGCAGGGTCCTGATGGTTATAGTTATGCAGACCCAGTTCTTTTTCCCACACACAGTGCTGTTTTTTTTATACAGGGAACAGTGCTTTTCATGGTGCTCAAAGTCGTCGCTACCAGAAGTGGTTTTTTTAATACTTCTGCTTCATGAGTATGGTAGCTTGATAGATACAGCAAGTGCAGATAGATATAGATGCCCTTTGTTCATGGAATCTGCTTAGACTATAGGGGGCGGGGCGGGAAAGATAGTATATGTCGCTGGCCGGGTAGTTTCTGTATTTGTGGCACACGCACCCATGCAAGGTTTTACCTCTTTATGTATCTTGTCGGTCAATTCGTTCATATGTTTATTGGACTGGTCATCGCTTGTAATGCTGTTGCTGCTCTGAACCGTGCCTGTACATAACATACACTCAAAAGTGTTTTTGCCTTGTCCCTAAGTTTCTGTTTATACTGCTTTTTTATTTTCCTTCTTTACATTGGATGTGTTATCATGAGGTTTCAATTTGATTTGATTGCCTTCCCTCCCTGACGGCATTTCAAATCCCATCCAATCCCCGTTTCATATCATTCCAGATTATCAGGAGCCAAAACGATAAAAAAAATGTGACTGCATCGTTCACGCTTCTTTCGCCTAGGCTGATGACAGTTTTCTCATGTGAGAAGCACTATGCACTCACCATTTCCATGCGTCACCGTGTCAGTTTTTTTTAGTTTTTTATATATATGCAGGGGAAACACGTACGATGACGAGATGACTTCAGTTCTTTAGCATCTAATGCATAAATACTTAACATGGCCAGCCCCTAAGATGCAGGCTTTTAAAGAGGCGCTAGTTGCCTAGTTCCCTGCCATTACTGGGTAGTACATAGCTTGCTGCTGCTCCCCTACTGGGCTACTGCTACTGAGCTGTATCATATATCGTCCCTTCTCTCCGACTCTCCCTCCCTTCTCCACGGCCCAGTGCGCACCTCTCCCTCCACCCCTCGTCGCAAGGCCCAGGCACCGAGCTAGGCACGACGATGCAAGTCAAGCCGGAAGCTACGGTTCCTTCGCCGTCTCCGCCATTGCCGGCAGCTCCGTCTTTCCATCACCGAAGAACGGAGGAGGAGAACAGCGGCGTCGAAATTCCGCGGCGGTAACCGGCGGCCTACACGTATCGGCGTCGCGGCATACAAGGGCAGGCCAGGCATTCGATCTCGCATTCTCGCTCACATTACTTATTACTCCCCAGTTGCAGCAAGCAATCATCTTCTTGCTCTTGCTCTCTCGTTCAGTGAGATTTTTTGAATTCTAGACATCTTGTTTGGCTATTCATCTTATTCAAGTTTTTTTACATAggtattatttattttattacgacttattttattactatacatagatttatttaatttattat
Proteins encoded:
- the LOC100281499 gene encoding fimbrin 1; translated protein: MSGFVGVVVSDPSLQGQFTQVELRSLKAKFVSLKRDSGHVTTKNLPVMMKKLRGLNEVVSVEEIAAFLSESYPDSDQEIEFESFLREYLNLQARVSAKEGGAGGGRGGKSSFLKSSTTTLLHNLNQAEKSSYVAHINTYLREDPFLKKYLPMDPSGNQLFDLIRDGVLLCKLINVAVPGTIDERAINKKRVLNPWERNENHTLCLNSAKAIGCTVVNIGTQDLVEGRPHLVLGLISQIIKIQLLADLNLKKTPQLVELFDDSKDIDEVLSLSPEKMLLRWMNHHLKKAGYKKTVNNFSSDVKDGEAYAYLLKALAPEHSPETTLDTKDPNERAKLVLEQAAKLDCKRYLTPKDITEGSANLNLAFVAQIFQHRNGLTSDTKQVTLTQTATPDDVLVSREERAFRMWINSLGVESYVNNVFEDVRNGWVLLEVLDKVSPGSVNWKLATKPPIKLPFRKLENCNQVVKIGKQLKFSLVNLAGNDIVQGNKKLIVALLWQLMRFNILQLLNKLRFHSQGGSQGKEISDADILDWANSKVKASGRTSRMESFKDKSLSNGLFFLELLSTVQPRVVNWKVVTKGETDEDKKLNATYIISVARKIGCSVFLLPEDIVEVNQKMILTLTASIMYWSLQNQHQSQSEMPEQSEPSSMASDAASDIASEDGASTTAPSELDEVNSLSDSVSNLTTDDATSNAPSTENGNGVAGS